The Streptomyces sp. NBC_00335 DNA window GTCCAGCAGGATCGCACGGGCCGACTCGGGTACGAGCGGGTCATGGCCCTCCGGCTGCTGCAGGCCGAGCGAGTGGAGCACTTCGGCCAGCGCCTGCGGCTCGTCGTGGTCCACCGTCCGGGCGTCGGGCCTGCGGGGATAGGCGTCCAGAAGGGCCAGTAGCGCCACCTGTTCGCCCTCGGCGCACAGCATCCGCGCCATCTCGTGTGCGACGACGCCGCCCATCGACCAGCCCAGCAGGTGGTACGGGCCGTGCGGTTGGACGGTGCGCAGGCGCGCCACGTACTCCCTGGCCATCTCCCCCAGGTCCGCGGCGGGGGGCGCGTCGCCGTCGAGCCCGCGGGACTGGAGGCCGTAGACCGGACGATCGCTCTCCAGATGCCGCAGCAGCCCGGAGTAGACCCAGCTGATGCCGACGCCGGGGTGCACGCAGAACAGCGGTTCGCGGCTGCCCTGCGGGCGGAGCGGTACGAGGACGTCCAGCGCGGCAGCCGGATCGCCCGAGTCCCGTTGCTCGGCGAGCAGTTCGGCGATCCCCGCAACGGTCGGTGTACGGAAGAGCGTGCTGATGCCGAGCTCCGCGCCGTAGAGGGAGTTCAGTCTGGCGATCAGGCGGAAGGCGAGCAGGGAGTGGCCGCCGCGTTCGAAGAAGCTGTCGTCGATCCACAGTCGCTCGGTGCCGGACTGGTCGGCACCGAGAACCTCGGCGAACAGGGCGAGCAGCTCCTCTTCCACGGGGGTACGCGGAGCCCTGCGCTCGCGGGTCGGGGCGTCGGCGCCGAGTTCCGGCGCCGGCAGCGCACGCCGGTCGAGCTTGCCGTTGGTGGTGAGCGGGAAGGCGGTGAGCGGGACCACGACCGGCACCATGTGCCGCGGCAGCAGGCGGGCCGCGTGCAGGCGCAGCGCCGAGGCGTCGGCCGTCGCACCCGGGGCGGTGACGACGTAGGCGACCAGCCGCTGTTCCCCGGGGCGGTCCTCGCGTACGACGACCGTGACCCGGGCGACCTCCGGATGCCGGGCGAGTACGGCCTCCACCTCCCCCAGCTCGATCCGGAAGCCGCGGATCTTGACCTGGTGATCGAGCCGGCCGAGGTACTCCAGGTCACCGTCGGGGCGACGGCGCACCAGGTCCCCGGTGCGGTACATCCGGGAGCCGGGTTCGCCGTACGGGTCGGCGACGAAGCGCTCGGCGGTCAGTGCGGGGCGGCCGAGGTAGCCGGTGGCCAGGCCGGGACCGCCGAGGTGGAGCTCGCCGGGAACACCGGGCGGCACGGGGCGCAGTCCGTGGTCGAGCACGTAGGCGCGGGTGTTCCAGGACGGCCGGCCGATCGGCGGCGCCTGGTCGAACGGGCCCTCGCCGAGCCAGCCCGTGGCGTACACCGGGGCCTCGGTGGGACCGTACACATTGGCGATCCTGGCGCCCGGGAAGGCCGTCGTGATCTCGTTCGCCACCAGGGCGCCGAGTGCTTCACCGGCCAGTACGACGGTGCCGGCCGTCACCCGCGGGTCCAGGCTCGGGATGAGGCCGGAGAAGACGGAGGGCACGCCGCTGACCACGGACGGTGCGGATATCGGGCCGTCCGCGAGTGTCTGTGGTTCGCCCAGGGCCAGAAGGTCGCGATGGATCCGCACGGTTCCGCCCGAGGAGAGCGGCCCGAAGATCTCGTAGACGGAGACGTCGAAGCTGATCGAGGTCGTGGCCTGCACCTGAGCCAGGCCGTCCGGAGCGAGGAACCCGGCGATCCAGGCCAGCAGGTCGGTGAGGTTGGCGTGGGAGACGATCACGCCCTTGGGGCGCCCCGTCGAGCCCGAGGTGTAGATGATGTACGCCGGATCGGCCGGTCGCGGGGCCCTCGGGCGTTCGGCATCGGTGAGGTCCCCGCCGGCATGGTCCGCGAGCCGCGGCTCGGTTTCCGGACCGTCCAGTACGAGCAGTGGGGTATCGGTGGGCGGCAGGGTGCCCGCCGTCTCGACGGTGGTCACGAGGAGTGTCGGCTCGGCGTCCCGGAGGAGCAGGGTGATCCGCTCCGCCGGGTAGTCCGGGTCGACCGGCAGATATGCCGCGCCGGTCTTCAGTACGGCGACCATGGCCACCACCAGCTCGGCCGTCCGGGGCGCGGCCAGTGCGACGATGCGCCCCGGGCCCACTCCCCGGGTGACGAGTTCGCGGGCCAGCCGGTTGGCCCGGGCGTTCAGCTGCGCGTAGTCGAGGACGGTTCGGCCGCAGACGACGGCGGGGGCGTCCGGGCGGGCCTTCGCCGTCGATTCGAAGAGCAGGTGGAAGGGTCGGCCCTCTTCGCGGGGACGGGTTTCGCCGTGCCACTGGTCGAGTTGGCGCAGCTCCGCGGTGGAGAGCAGGTCGGTCTGGTCGTAGCGGTCCTGCGGGGAGGTGGCCAGAGCGGTGAGCGCGCGGCGGTAGTAGCCGCCGATCAGATGCACCTGTTCCTCGGTGAACTGGGCGGCGTCGTAGCGGAGATGGAGGGCCACCGAGGCCGACGCGAGGTCCTGGGAGAACTCGGCCCCGAACGGGATGCTGGTGTTGGTGATCCGCCGTTCGTCGAGCACGTCGAGCTCCGCCGCCTGGTCCAGTACGGACTGGTAGACGTGGAAGCGGGTGAAGTTGAAGAAGCTCTCGAACAGTTCGCGGCCGCCGAGGTCGCGCCGGATCTCTCCCATGGGGTAGCGCCGGTATCGCTGGACTTCTATGTCGGTCCGGTTGACGGCTGCCACCAGGTCGTCCCAGCTGCCGCCGCTCAGAAGGGTGCGGAACGGGAGGGTGTTGAGGAACATGCCGAGGACGCGCTCGCCGTCCCGGTCCTCGGTGCGGCCGTTGTAGACGACACCGCTGACGACGTCCGGGGTGCCGGACAGCAGGCCGATCACCCGCAGGTGGACGGCGAGCAGGGCGGTGCGCACGGGTACGGCGAGGCGCTGGGCGCAGCGTTCCAGCCCGGCGGACACCTCGCCGGGGAGGTCCACGGGCAGGATGCGCATGTCGGGCCGCTCGGCGGGCTGGATCAGCCGCGGCAGGCTGTTGAGGTCGCTGTCCGCCAGAGCATCGACCCAGAAGGCCCGGTGCTCGGCGCTGGCGATGGCCGCCTGTTCCTGCTGGATGAACGCCCCGAAGCGGGCCTGAGGGGGGTCCGTCGCAGGGGGCCGCGAGTCCGTCAGGCCTGCGCGGTAGCGGGCGAACAGCTCGGTGATCAGGGAGCGTTCGCTCCAGCCGTCCAGGATCGCGTGGTGTTCGGTGACCCACAGCTCGAAGGTCCGGTCGGTCAGGCGCTGCACGTGCAGGCGGATGAGCGGGGCTTCCTGCCAGGAGAACGCGCGTCGCTTCTCCTCCTCGAAGCGCTGTTCCAGGGCGGCCCGGCGATCCGGGTCGGAGAGCTGGCGCAGGTCTTCGAAGGTGATCGGCGGCGCGATCCGGCGGTGCACCAACTGGAGCGGCTCGCTGAAGGACTCCAGGTCGAAGGAGACGCGCAGGATCTCGTGCTCGGCGACCATGCCGTCCAGCGCCGAACGCCAGGCCTCCTCGGACCAGTCGGCCCTCAGGTGATACCCCGTCACATTGTGATAGATCCGCTCGGCCGCGCTGAGACCGCTGTGGTACAGCATTCCCGCCTGGAGCCGGGACAGCGGGAAGGCGTCCTCGACGTGGGCCGGGAGCAGCGCGCGGTCCTCGTCGGAGACGAGCGACAGCGGCTGGTATCGCGGACGGGACGCGCCCGGGACGCCGAAGGTGGTGTGCGGAGCGAGGGCCTGGATGGTCTGGTGGCGCAGCAGGTCCTGGAGCTCGAAGTTCAGGCCGAGTTCGCGCGCGCGGCTGACGATGGCGATGGTGCGGATCGAGTCTCCGCCGAGCAGGAAGTAGTTCTCGTCGGTGCCGACCCGCTCGTGCCCGAGCACGTCGCTCCAGACCTGGACGAGGATCTCCTCGGCCCGGTTGGCCGTCGGACCGGCCGTCGAGCCGGCGGTACGGTCGAGGGCGGACAGGCGCCGCCGGTCCACCTTGCCGTTGGCGGTCAGGGGAAAGCGGTCGACCACGACGAAGGCGGCGGGGATCATGTGCGAGGGCAGAACGCCCTCCAGATGGGCCCGCAGTTCGGCCGCGCCCAGTGCGGGACGGTCCGAGACGGCGTACGCCACCAGCTGCCGGTCCGCGTTGCGGTTCTGCTCCGCGGTCACCAGAGCCTCCCGGACGTCGGGGTGGCCGGCCAGCGCGGCCTCGATCTCGCCCGGCTCGATCCGGAACCCCCGGATCTTCACCTGCTCGTCGATCCGGCCGCAGTACTCCAGTTCGCCGTCGGGCAGCCGCCGGGCCAGGTCCCCGGTGCGGTAGGCGCGCCCGGCCGCAAGGGTGACGAAGCGGCTGGCGTCGAGTTCGGGCCGCCCGAGGTAGCCGCGGGCCAGCCCGGCTCCCCGTACGTACAGTTCGCCGGGGACTCCGGTGGGTACCGGCCTGCCCCGCCGGTCGAGCAGGTCCAGGTCCAGGTCGGGGATGGGCTCCCCGATGACACTGCGGCCCTCGCCCTCGCAGTCCCGCCGGTCGATCGGACGGTAGGTGACGTGGACGGTGGTCTCGGTGATGCCGTACATGTTCACGAGCCGTGGGCCGTCCGGGTGCCGCTCGAACCACGGTTGCAGTGACCGCGGGTCCAGCGCCTCGCCGCCGAAGATGACGAAGCGCAGCGCCAGGGGGCGCTGCCGGCTGCCTGGGGACGCGTAGCCCTTGGCGTGCGCCTCCTCCGCCCGCATGAGCAGGGCGAAGGCCGACGGGGTCTGGTTGAGGACGGTCACGCCCTCTGTTCGCAGCAGCCGCAGGAAGTCCTCGGGGGCCCGGCTGATCTCGTGGGGGACGACGACGAGGCGGCCCCCGTGGGCCAGGGCGCCCCACAGTTCCCAGACCGAGAAGTCGAAGGCGTAGGAGTGGAACAGCGTCCAGACGTCGTCCGGGCCGAATCCGAACCAGTGCCCGGTGGCGGTGAACAGCCGGGTCACATTGGCGTGCGGGATCAGGGTGCCCTTCGGCTCGCCCGTGGAGCCCGAGGTGTAGATGACGTACGCCAGGCCGTCGGGCGCGACGCGGTTCGCCGTCGGCTCGGCCGGGCGCGCGGCGATGGCCTCGGCGTCGGCGTCGAGGGAGACCAGGGTGCCGGTGAAACCGTCCAGCCACTCGCCCGGCGGGCCCTGGACCACTACGTGGGTGAGTGCGGCGTCACGCACGACGTAGGCCAGCCGGGCGTCCGGGTAGGCCGGATCCAGCGGTACGTACGCCCCTCCCGCCTTCTGGATGCCCAGGATCGCGACGACCAGGTCCAGGGAGCGCTCGGCGCAGAGTCCGACGAGGACCTCGGGCCCGACTCCGAGCGACTGCAGATGCCGGGCGAGCCGGTTGGACCGCTGGTCGAGCTCGCGGTAGGTGAGGTGCTCGGCACCGAGACTGACGGCGATGGCGCCCGGGCGGGCGGCGGCGTGGCGGGCGAATTGGTCGAGGACGGTTTCCTCGGCCTCCGGCCGGCTGCCTGCGGCTCGTACGGGCGCGGAAGGGTCGGGGTCGCCCGGCGAGCGCAACTCCAGTTCGTGCACCGACAGGCCCGGGTCGCGCACGGCTTCGGTGAGCAACCGCACGTAGTGGTGGGCGAACTGCTCCGTCAGCCACTCCGGCCACGCGGCTTCGATCCGGGCCTCCCGGTCGTCCGTCACGACGAGGCGTACGGCATGACCGTGGGGTGCGGGCACCTCGTGCCGGGTGACGGTGACACCGCCCGGGATCTCGCGGACGGCGGTCGGCGTCTCCCGCCGGACGAAGGCCACCGGGAGCGGGGACGGCTCCGCGTCGTGCCAGCCGTCGTCCTCGGTGGGCTCGCCCGCGGTGCCGGGTGGGGCCAGCCTCCGGAGCCGGCCGATCACGGAAGCCAGGCCGTCTCCGTCTCCGTCGGAGAGGTCCGCGTGGACCGCTTGGGCACGGGTGAACGGACCTACGGTCCGACGGAATTCGTCGCCGCGGTCGTCGGAGTCCGAGGTCGCGATCAGGATGTCGTCGCAGTCGCTGTACCGGTTGAGCAGGATCGCGAAGGCCGCGAGCAGGCCGTCGCCGATCGAGGCTCCGGAGGCCTCGCACAGCGTGCCGAGCGCGGCCATGGTCTCGGCGGGAAGAGCCACCTCATGGGCCTGACCGGCCGAGTGTCCGGTCAGCAGGGGCAGTTGCAGCGCCGGGAACTCCCCCGGGAGTTCCGGGGCATCCGGGGCGAGGTCCATCGCCCGGCTGCCGGCGGCGCGGGCGAAGTCGGTGAACTGGCTCTTCGGAGGTTCGGGTGGGAGGACGCCCGGGGAGAGTCGGGCGTGGTAGGCGGCGAGCAGGTCCTCCAGCAGGATCTCCGCGGAGCGCTCGTCGGCGATGATCCGGTGGAGCGTCAGGCTGAGGAGCAGACCGGTGTCGCCGACGGGCTGAAGACAGGCGCGCACCAGGGGCCCCTGCTCCAGGTCGAACGGGCGGGAGAGATCATCCGCGCCGTGGCAGTGGCCGCTGCCGCTGCCGTGGTCCTCCGCCGTTTGCCAGAGTGGCGGCAGATGGTCCTCAACGGTCTGCACCAAGGTCGTGCCCTCGAACGTGAAACGAGTGCGCAGCGCGTCGTGGTGTTGCACCACCTCTTCCAGCGCTGCCCGCAGCGTGCTCGCGTCGCTCGTACCGTCGAAGGTGAGGCGCAGCGCCAGATGATGGGGGGCGTGCTCCTCGGTCAGCTCGTAGGCCAGGTACAGCTGTTGCTGGAGCGGTGTCGCCGCAGCCATGCCGACGAGCCGTGCGTAGTGCGGTGCCGTTTCCCGGCCCGTCTCATGGGTGCCCACTGATCGTCGACCCTTCTGTCGCCGGTGTCGCTAAGGAGATTGCTCGGTCCGCCTGCGCCATCCGCCCAGGGCTCTGCTCCTCGCGGCGGCGCGCGCAGCGGGCCGGGAGGGCCCCGGATGCACGGGGCCTGCGTCCTCGTCCACGGCGTCGAGATGGCGGGCCAGAGCGCGGACCGTCGTATGACGGAAGAGGTCGGCCGCGTGGAGCTGCGGGTACTGCCGCCGCAGGAGCGCGAGCACCCGCAGGATGCCGCTGGACGTGCCACCGAGGTCGAAGAACCCGGTGTCCAGCCCTGCTACGGGAGCGCCGAGGACGTGTTCCCAGGTGTCCCGGACCAGTTCGGCGGCGGCCGGGGGCTCCCCCGCTGCCGGGACCGCCGGCGGGAGGGAGACCGGTGCGGCCTCGGCCGCCCAGTCGGCCACGGTGGCCCGGTCCAGCTTGCCGTTGGGAAGTTGGGGCAGCTCTGCGGCGAGCAGCCAGCGGGCGGGGATCATCGCCGCGACGAGCGAGGTCGCGGCGTGGCGGCGCATCTCGTCGACGAACGCCGCCGGTGCGGGCACCGCCTGCTTCGAGGAGCCCGGTTCGGTGGGGACCAGGCAGGCGGTGATGGCCGTACCGTCGGCCGTGACCGTGGCCACGGCGTCCCGGACGGTGGGGTGCGCGCGCAGGACGGACTCGATTTCGGCCAGTTCGATCCGCTGGCCGAGCACCTTGACCTGGGTGTCGGCCCGGCCGAGGAAGCGGACTCCGTGCTCGGGGTCGAGGACCGCCAGATCGCCGGTTTCGTAGCAGAGGCGGCCCTCGTGCTCGCGGAACTTCGCGGAGGTCAGCTCCGGCTGCTCCCAGTAGCCGGAGCTCACGCCTTCCCCGAGGATCAGCAGTCGGCCGGGGACGCCCGGTGGCATCCGACGGCCATGGACATCGACCACCCTGCACTCCTGGCCGGTCAGCGGGTGACCGATGTGTACCGGAACTCCGGGCACCACTCGCCACACGGTGGACCAGATGGTGGTCTCGGTCGGGCCGTAGCAGTTGAGGACGGGGCCGGGGACCAGATCGGTCAGCCGGTCGGCCAGGTCGCGGGGCAAGGGCTCGCCGCCGACCAGCAGGGCACCCAGCCCGCCCAGCAGCCGGCGGCCCGCCGGGTCGTCGGCCAGGATCCGGGCCATGGTGGGGGTGCACTGGTAGAGGGCGCCGTGGGGTACCCGGGCGTCGGCGACCTCGCGGTGGCTGGTCAGCAGTACGGTGCGACCGGCGGCGAGGGGCCAGTGCATTTCGAGCCCGCTGATGTCGAAGGAGATGCTGGTGCCGGCGACGGTCACCCGGGGAGTCGAGGGCAGCTGTTCCTCGAAGGCCGCGAAGAGCGCGGACAGATTCTCGTGCCGGACGACCACGCCCTTGGGCCTGCCGGTCGTGCCGGAGGTGTGGATGACGTAGGCCTGGTCCTGCGGGCGCACCACCGGCCACTGTCCCGGCATGGTGGCGGCCACCGCGTCCGGGGCGAGTACGGGGATCTCCACGCCCTGCGGGACCAGGCCCGGGACCGCGTCCCCGATCACCGCGGCCGGCCGGGTGTCCTCGATCATCAGGCGCAGTCGACCGACGGGGTACTGGGGGTCCAGCGGAACGTAGGCCCCGCCCACCCGCCAGACGGCGAGCAGGGCGACGACCAGGGACGCCGTCCTCGGCAGACAGACGCCGACCCGGTCGCCGGGCCGCACGCCCGCCTCCATCAGCACGGCGGCAAGGCCCCGGACGCGGCGGTCGAGCTCGGCGTAGTCGAGCTGCTCCCGGTCGGTCACGAGCGCGACGGCCGCGGGCCGGCGCAGGGCGTGCTCGCCGACGCGGTCCGCCACCGTCGCCCAGGGGCTGCGCGTGACGGCCCGCCGGGGCGGTACGTCCGGGTCGGACAAGGCCAGCTCGGTGAGGGGAACGGCCGGTGTGGCCCCGAACGCCGAGAGCGCCCGGATCAGGTGCTCCGCGAACAACCGGGCCGCGGGCCCGGCCAGTGCGTCGAGTTGGTGCTCGACCGTCAGAGCGAGCGCGCCGGAGGGGTCCTGGTGGAGCGTGACGGCGAGTTCGTACTCGGCCTCCGTGGGGACGGGAGGAAGGAGCTGCCAGCGCAGGGGGCCGACGTCGAGCGCGGCCGGAGCGGTGGACTGGGTGCAGATGATCTGGGTCAGCGGTTTGCGCCCCGGGCTGCGCGCCGCTCCGACCAGCCGGAGGATGTCCTCGATGGGCAGATCGGCGTGATCGACGGCGTCGAAGAGTGCGTCGACCGCCCGGTCGAGCACCGAAGTGGTGTCGGCCCCAGCCAGCTCCAGGCGGACCGGGAGGGTGTTCTGCAGGCAGCCGATCACTTCGCTGTCCTGTGGGGTGCGGTTGGCCGCGACCGTGGCGAGCACGATGTCCTCGGTCCCGCCGTACCAGCCGATGACGGCGGCGACGGCGGCCAGCACTTGGGCGAAGGGCGTTGCGCCGCTTTCCCTCGCACGCCGGCGCAGCGTCGCGGCCGACTCGGAGGTGAGCGGCACGGACACGATGCCGTGCCCGCCCGGCCCCGTGGACGCGATCCGCGGAAGGGCCACGTCTTGGGGGCAGCCGTCGAGCCGGCCGGACCAGAACGCGTCCAGGATCGCGGCACGTTCGGGGCTCGGGAGCCTCGGGCGGTGGGTGGCGTGGGGCAGGGCCTGTGGCCCTTCCTCGTACGCACGGGCGAGCTGCCGCATCAGGACGCCGGTGGAATCCTCGTCGAACACCGCGTGGTGGACGCCCACCAAGCAGTGGGTGGTGTCCGGCGTGGTGACGATCCGGATCCTGCACAGCGGCCCCGCGCCGTGTTCGAAAGGGGCCCGGGTCTCGGCGATCCGGTCGGCGAGATCACTCCCGCGGGCCGCCCGCTCGGCCGTGATGTCCACGTCGGACGCGGGGTGGGCGTACTGCACCAGGCCTTCCGGAGTCAGGTGCAGCGAGGTCCGCAGGGCCGGCTGCGCCTCGCAGACCGCCCGTGCGGCCGCGAGCAGCCGGTCCGGATCGACGGGGCCGTGCACGCTGATGTGGTGGAGCAGTGTCGCCCTGCCACCTTGCTGGTCGAGCAGGAAGAACCTCAACTGCCCGGGATCGGCAGACCTGCCCGCAGTCCCATCCCATTCGCTTCCCGACATGGGACAGCTCCCCCGAGTGGAAATTTCGGCCGAATTTCTGCCGGTCACACTAGGAAGATCATTTTTGCCTGTCAAGCGAGTTTCACCGAAAATACACAGAGGCTGTGATTCGCAGGCGAAATTCAGCCGGATGGAATGGTTCAAGACACTGTGAGCGGGGTCACATTGATTCGATTGACCTGCGCTCTGTAACGTCGCCAAGGCTGTTCGCCCTGCTCATCGACCGACAATCGGCAGTAAGTTGACTTAGCGTCGGCTACGTGTCGATATCGCGCCCAAACGGTCGCGGATGCAGTGCGAAATCGAGACCGTCGGCCTACGGGGGCTTTTCCATGGAATTCGACACTGACTCTTCTCCAATCCTTCCCGGCAATGCAAATAATTCCGCGGAGGTTGCCGAGGGACTCTGGAGAGAAATCCTCGGCCCCGAGGCGAATATCGGTACGGGGTTCCTGGAGAACGGCGGCGACTCGTTCCGTGCGGTCCTCCTGGTCGGCAGGATCTACGAGCTGACCGGTCGGGAGATCGACTACCTCGACGTCCTGCAGGCGACCGAGGCCGACGCGATCGCCCGCCTGATCGCGATCGACAACGCGGGGAGCTGACCATGCGCCGGGAACTGGCCCCCAACCAGGTCGACCTCTACACCGCCGACCGGGCCGCGGAAGACCCCGCCACCTACAACGTCACCGCGGTCTACCGGATCACCGGGAAGCTCGACCCGGTGCGGCTCGCCGAGCGGTTCGAGCTCCTGCTCGACACCCATCCCGTACTCGCCGCGCGCGTCCTGGAGGACGGCGGGACCTGGTACCTGGAGACGGCGCCGAACCGACCGCGTCTGCACCGCGTCGACCTTCCGGTCGAACGCGACGGCGCGGAAGCCCGCCTGCGGGTGCACAGCGAGCTGACGCACCCGCTGGACCTCGCCACCGGACCGCTGCTGAGGGCGACCCTCCTCACCTACCCGGCAGGAACCGCCGACCTCGTACTCGTCGCGCACCACCTCGTGGTCGACGCACCGTCCCTGGAGCTGATCGCACGCCGGCTCCTGGTGGGCGAGGAGACGAAACCCGTCCACACCTTTGCCGACTGGTCGGCCGCGGCTCGCGACCGGCTGCCCGGGCGGGCCGGACGAGCGGCCGAGATCCGGGCCGAACTGGCGGCCGCCGACACCCTCCCCTCCCTGGACTGGGCGGGCGAGCCCGGCGGCACGGGAGCCGCCGGAGGCGGCACCGCCGAGGCGGACGTCCCCGCCCACCTGCACGACGGCGTCCGGAAGCTGGCCTCGGAACTCGGGATCGCCGCCCATTCGGTCTTCCTCGCCGCCGCCGGCTTCGTTCTCGGCCGGAACTCCGCCTGCGCCCGACCGGTCGTCGGCACCACCGTCTCCCGGCGTTCGCCGGCGCACGCCGCCACCATCGGGTACTTCAACAACACCGCGGCCATCCCGGTGCACCTTGACGAGGACTCCCTCGTCACCGACTTCCTGCGGGCCGTGCACGGCCGCAGCGTGCAGGCCTACCGCGACGCCGACTTGCCACTGTCCAGCGTCCTGCCGGAGTCGGGTCTCGCCGCACCCCAGCTGGTCGTCTCGGCCATCGCCGCTCCGCCGGAGCTGCGGGACGGGGACCTGCTCGCCGTTCCGCACCGGGACGAGGGGCTCGGGACGGCCCATTTCCCGTTGACCCTCGGCCTGTACCAGGAGCCCGACCGCCCGGCCGGCATCAGGATGCTGCTCCGTCATCAGCGGAGCCTGGTCACCGAGACGGCAGCCGCCCTGTTCTGCCGTCAGGTGGTGTCCGTACTCGCCGCCTTCACCGAGAACCCCGGGCAGCGGCTCGACGCGGTGGACACCTTGCCGGCCGCCGAACTCGCCCGTCTGCTGGCGACCGGCCGGGGCGAGGCGCTCGGTGAGCCCGCGGCCGCGCTGACCGAGCTGTTCCAGCGGCAGAGCCGTGATGCCGCCGGGCGCACCGCCGTGGTCTGCGGGAACGACCGGCTCAGCTACCGCGAACTCGACGACCGATCCAGGTCGCTGGCCGCCGCGCTGATCGAGGCGGGTGTCCGGGTGGGCGACCGGGTCGGTGTCTGCCTGGACCGCGGGGTGGGCCAGGTGCTCGCCGTGCTCGCGGTGCTGCGTGCGGGCGCCGCCTACGTCCCCCTCGACCCGGACTACCCCGCGCAGCGCCTCGCCTTCATCGTCGAGGACACCGCGATGCGCACCGTCGTCACCCAGCCCGGGATGCTGGCCGACATCGAAGGCCTGCGCAGCATCCCGGTGACCGCGGAACCCGAAGACGGCTCCCGGCCGTTGCCGGCCGTGGGCCCCGACACCACCGCGTACGTCATCTACACCTCCGGATCCACCGGCCGTCCCAAGGGCGTCCTGGTCAGCCATCGCAACGTGGCCGCCCTGCTGGCCGCGACGCGCGGGGAGTACGCGCCGGGCAAGGACGACGTGTGGTCGTACTTCCACTCGCTCGCCTTCGACTTCTCCGTGTGGGAGATCTGGGGCTGCCTGCTGAGCGGC harbors:
- a CDS encoding non-ribosomal peptide synthetase encodes the protein MSGSEWDGTAGRSADPGQLRFFLLDQQGGRATLLHHISVHGPVDPDRLLAAARAVCEAQPALRTSLHLTPEGLVQYAHPASDVDITAERAARGSDLADRIAETRAPFEHGAGPLCRIRIVTTPDTTHCLVGVHHAVFDEDSTGVLMRQLARAYEEGPQALPHATHRPRLPSPERAAILDAFWSGRLDGCPQDVALPRIASTGPGGHGIVSVPLTSESAATLRRRARESGATPFAQVLAAVAAVIGWYGGTEDIVLATVAANRTPQDSEVIGCLQNTLPVRLELAGADTTSVLDRAVDALFDAVDHADLPIEDILRLVGAARSPGRKPLTQIICTQSTAPAALDVGPLRWQLLPPVPTEAEYELAVTLHQDPSGALALTVEHQLDALAGPAARLFAEHLIRALSAFGATPAVPLTELALSDPDVPPRRAVTRSPWATVADRVGEHALRRPAAVALVTDREQLDYAELDRRVRGLAAVLMEAGVRPGDRVGVCLPRTASLVVALLAVWRVGGAYVPLDPQYPVGRLRLMIEDTRPAAVIGDAVPGLVPQGVEIPVLAPDAVAATMPGQWPVVRPQDQAYVIHTSGTTGRPKGVVVRHENLSALFAAFEEQLPSTPRVTVAGTSISFDISGLEMHWPLAAGRTVLLTSHREVADARVPHGALYQCTPTMARILADDPAGRRLLGGLGALLVGGEPLPRDLADRLTDLVPGPVLNCYGPTETTIWSTVWRVVPGVPVHIGHPLTGQECRVVDVHGRRMPPGVPGRLLILGEGVSSGYWEQPELTSAKFREHEGRLCYETGDLAVLDPEHGVRFLGRADTQVKVLGQRIELAEIESVLRAHPTVRDAVATVTADGTAITACLVPTEPGSSKQAVPAPAAFVDEMRRHAATSLVAAMIPARWLLAAELPQLPNGKLDRATVADWAAEAAPVSLPPAVPAAGEPPAAAELVRDTWEHVLGAPVAGLDTGFFDLGGTSSGILRVLALLRRQYPQLHAADLFRHTTVRALARHLDAVDEDAGPVHPGPSRPAARAAARSRALGGWRRRTEQSP
- a CDS encoding amino acid adenylation domain-containing protein; the encoded protein is MGTHETGRETAPHYARLVGMAAATPLQQQLYLAYELTEEHAPHHLALRLTFDGTSDASTLRAALEEVVQHHDALRTRFTFEGTTLVQTVEDHLPPLWQTAEDHGSGSGHCHGADDLSRPFDLEQGPLVRACLQPVGDTGLLLSLTLHRIIADERSAEILLEDLLAAYHARLSPGVLPPEPPKSQFTDFARAAGSRAMDLAPDAPELPGEFPALQLPLLTGHSAGQAHEVALPAETMAALGTLCEASGASIGDGLLAAFAILLNRYSDCDDILIATSDSDDRGDEFRRTVGPFTRAQAVHADLSDGDGDGLASVIGRLRRLAPPGTAGEPTEDDGWHDAEPSPLPVAFVRRETPTAVREIPGGVTVTRHEVPAPHGHAVRLVVTDDREARIEAAWPEWLTEQFAHHYVRLLTEAVRDPGLSVHELELRSPGDPDPSAPVRAAGSRPEAEETVLDQFARHAAARPGAIAVSLGAEHLTYRELDQRSNRLARHLQSLGVGPEVLVGLCAERSLDLVVAILGIQKAGGAYVPLDPAYPDARLAYVVRDAALTHVVVQGPPGEWLDGFTGTLVSLDADAEAIAARPAEPTANRVAPDGLAYVIYTSGSTGEPKGTLIPHANVTRLFTATGHWFGFGPDDVWTLFHSYAFDFSVWELWGALAHGGRLVVVPHEISRAPEDFLRLLRTEGVTVLNQTPSAFALLMRAEEAHAKGYASPGSRQRPLALRFVIFGGEALDPRSLQPWFERHPDGPRLVNMYGITETTVHVTYRPIDRRDCEGEGRSVIGEPIPDLDLDLLDRRGRPVPTGVPGELYVRGAGLARGYLGRPELDASRFVTLAAGRAYRTGDLARRLPDGELEYCGRIDEQVKIRGFRIEPGEIEAALAGHPDVREALVTAEQNRNADRQLVAYAVSDRPALGAAELRAHLEGVLPSHMIPAAFVVVDRFPLTANGKVDRRRLSALDRTAGSTAGPTANRAEEILVQVWSDVLGHERVGTDENYFLLGGDSIRTIAIVSRARELGLNFELQDLLRHQTIQALAPHTTFGVPGASRPRYQPLSLVSDEDRALLPAHVEDAFPLSRLQAGMLYHSGLSAAERIYHNVTGYHLRADWSEEAWRSALDGMVAEHEILRVSFDLESFSEPLQLVHRRIAPPITFEDLRQLSDPDRRAALEQRFEEEKRRAFSWQEAPLIRLHVQRLTDRTFELWVTEHHAILDGWSERSLITELFARYRAGLTDSRPPATDPPQARFGAFIQQEQAAIASAEHRAFWVDALADSDLNSLPRLIQPAERPDMRILPVDLPGEVSAGLERCAQRLAVPVRTALLAVHLRVIGLLSGTPDVVSGVVYNGRTEDRDGERVLGMFLNTLPFRTLLSGGSWDDLVAAVNRTDIEVQRYRRYPMGEIRRDLGGRELFESFFNFTRFHVYQSVLDQAAELDVLDERRITNTSIPFGAEFSQDLASASVALHLRYDAAQFTEEQVHLIGGYYRRALTALATSPQDRYDQTDLLSTAELRQLDQWHGETRPREEGRPFHLLFESTAKARPDAPAVVCGRTVLDYAQLNARANRLARELVTRGVGPGRIVALAAPRTAELVVAMVAVLKTGAAYLPVDPDYPAERITLLLRDAEPTLLVTTVETAGTLPPTDTPLLVLDGPETEPRLADHAGGDLTDAERPRAPRPADPAYIIYTSGSTGRPKGVIVSHANLTDLLAWIAGFLAPDGLAQVQATTSISFDVSVYEIFGPLSSGGTVRIHRDLLALGEPQTLADGPISAPSVVSGVPSVFSGLIPSLDPRVTAGTVVLAGEALGALVANEITTAFPGARIANVYGPTEAPVYATGWLGEGPFDQAPPIGRPSWNTRAYVLDHGLRPVPPGVPGELHLGGPGLATGYLGRPALTAERFVADPYGEPGSRMYRTGDLVRRRPDGDLEYLGRLDHQVKIRGFRIELGEVEAVLARHPEVARVTVVVREDRPGEQRLVAYVVTAPGATADASALRLHAARLLPRHMVPVVVPLTAFPLTTNGKLDRRALPAPELGADAPTRERRAPRTPVEEELLALFAEVLGADQSGTERLWIDDSFFERGGHSLLAFRLIARLNSLYGAELGISTLFRTPTVAGIAELLAEQRDSGDPAAALDVLVPLRPQGSREPLFCVHPGVGISWVYSGLLRHLESDRPVYGLQSRGLDGDAPPAADLGEMAREYVARLRTVQPHGPYHLLGWSMGGVVAHEMARMLCAEGEQVALLALLDAYPRRPDARTVDHDEPQALAEVLHSLGLQQPEGHDPLVPESARAILLDRGSPLATLTDRQLASVARIFTNNVNAQRRHVSQVFDGDVLFFEATAGKGPDGERPADWAPYTGGRIESHPIDSAHGDMLSPEPLAEIARVLGERLGALPRPGGD